DNA from Thermodesulfovibrionales bacterium:
CATTTACTATTTGATTTGCGGGACAGGAGGATTTTCATCGCAAAGAGGCGATAGTAACGTTGACCGCTGCTTGAGGGAATATTGCACAGAATGCGTTTCGCGATATAATTCTTGTATGAGGCAGGTTCCTTTTGGATTGCACGGAAAGGAACGGGTATTATCATGATTTTTTGCCTGTCGGAGGTGTAAGATGAAGAAGTCATATCTCTTCTGGGTAACGATAATTTGTCTGTGCCTTTCGGGGGCTGGCGCCCATGCTGCAAACTTTAATGTGTCGATACAGGATTTCCAATTTGTGCCTCCCACCCTCACCATTACTGTTGGAGACTCCGTCACATGGACGAACAACGGGGCATTTTCGCACTCAAGCGTGAGCGGGCCGAATTGCACTGCCAATGGAATATGGAATTCAGGAATCTTGAACCCGGGAGGAGTCTTTCAGCGCACCTTTACGTCTCCAGGGACTTTCCCCTATTTTTGCATCGTAGATTCGCATTGTGCGAGTTTCGGCATGCAAGGAACAATCACGGTGAATACGGCTGCTGCTGCAATCCCGTTGCCGGTGGGTCAGCAAATCTTCCCCTATCCGCCGGTGGTGACCCCTGTTGTGAGTTTAACCCCTTCTCTGGCTAATCCTGTGGGTATCGGCCCTCTGGCCCAGGGGGGAGCTGTGCTTACCGTTCAACTTGACATCGCTCAGTTTGCCGGCCCCGTCGATATGTATGCCGCATACATGGTATCTACAAACCCCCAGGTTATCATTAATGTTATGCCTAATCTGAGCTTTCAGCCCTTCACGATTCAGCAGGTCCTGCAGGCGCTCGCGACTGGGCAACCCCCTGCCGGGGCGGTGCCATTTATGTCAGGCGTGACCACAGCGGTAAATACGACGCTCTTTGCCGGAATTCCCGTATCGAGTCTTCCTCCTGGCACATATACACTCTTTCTCCTCGTGACGTTCCCGGGGAACCTGAGCAACTTTTACCTCTGGGAAACGACCTTTACCATTTGATTTTCAGGACTAGCGCGCTTCACCATCTGACAGGACGGGAAGCATGAGAGCCTTGCGCTTCCCGTCTATTGATGTGCCGCAGAAGTCCCAGAGAATGCCGCTTGTGTTTGTCCCGCTGGAGAATGCATTATAAAAGAAACGATATGAGAGCCGCAGAAGAATCTGGAAGGGAGATCAGGTCGTAAATGTCACGGAGAAATTCGTCAGTCTCCAAGGCGGGCCGGATCGGCAATTTGTGCATCCCGTGAACCTTACCCTCGGCTACTCGCCCTGTCCC
Protein-coding regions in this window:
- a CDS encoding plastocyanin/azurin family copper-binding protein is translated as MKKSYLFWVTIICLCLSGAGAHAANFNVSIQDFQFVPPTLTITVGDSVTWTNNGAFSHSSVSGPNCTANGIWNSGILNPGGVFQRTFTSPGTFPYFCIVDSHCASFGMQGTITVNTAAAAIPLPVGQQIFPYPPVVTPVVSLTPSLANPVGIGPLAQGGAVLTVQLDIAQFAGPVDMYAAYMVSTNPQVIINVMPNLSFQPFTIQQVLQALATGQPPAGAVPFMSGVTTAVNTTLFAGIPVSSLPPGTYTLFLLVTFPGNLSNFYLWETTFTI